One window of Nicotiana tomentosiformis chromosome 11, ASM39032v3, whole genome shotgun sequence genomic DNA carries:
- the LOC104089356 gene encoding uncharacterized protein, which produces MPNLPLSCWSMDSLSRIGSLLERPVYADECTTNIDRVSYARMLIEMDVTKPLPESIKARDPMGKIFDQEIKYDWKPVYCPSCLQSGYRCQDDGQTKATPPDQGMSGKQKTMWLKKKDDIQDQPQNNQLARGRD; this is translated from the coding sequence ATGCCCAATCTCCCACTTAGTTGCTGGAGTATGGATTCATTAAGCAGGATAGGTAGTTTGCTGGAACGTCCAGTTTATGCAGATGAATGCACTACAAATATTGATAGGGTCTCCTATGCAAGGATGCTTATTGAAATGGATGTTACAAAGCCTTTACCAGAATCCATTAAAGCAAGAGATCCTATGGGGAAGATCTTTGATCAAGAGATAAAGTATGATTGGAAACCTGTCTATTGTCCATCTTGCTTACAAAGTGGATATAGATGCCAAGATGATGGGCAAACAAAAGCCACTCCACCTGATCAAGGGATGTCGGGGAAGCAGAAGACTATGTGGCTAAAGAAAAAGGATGATATCCAGGATCAGCCTCAAAACAACCAACTTGCTCGAGGGAGAGATTAG
- the LOC104089349 gene encoding probable receptor-like protein kinase At1g49730, whose protein sequence is MEALIFKIRLLILALVHFRSHSGPISLVKHFSYKDIKKATDCFRRVVYISSKRVAYRAKFRNGRAAIVKEVRAAEDQDDTAFYREVQILGRLHHRHVAALNGFSSGPKRFLVFEDMEKGSLKEHLSDPLKTPLNWRIRLQIAVGIAAAVEYLHFFCDPPMYHVSISSSTIMLDENFTAKLCDVSLLSSESNIPPPKSKCSKECRDEICKHTIYQLGLLILELVTGQSSEDGGVDLVQWVQDSRLRRRSIHQMIDPDLGDSYDFRELKALLAVAKMCVQSIHKPTIKTPQILWFLQKKLGISQGAPQ, encoded by the exons ATGGAAGCTTTGATCTTCAAGATCAGGCTTCTTATTCTTGCTTTGGTTCATTTCAGATCTCATTCAG GTCCAATATCCTTGGTGAAACATTTTTCTTATAAAGACATAAAGAAAGCAACTGATTGTTTTAGGAGAGTTGTTTATATCTCTTCCAAAAGAGTTGCTTACAGAGCCAAATTTCGAAATGGCCGTGCTGCAATAGTGAAAGAAGTCCGAGCTGCTGAAGATCAGGATGATACTGCCTTCTACAGGGAGGTACAGATACTCGGTCGCTTGCATCATCGACATGTTGCTGCACTTAATGGATTCTCTAGTGGCCCTAAGAG GTTTTTAGTGTTTGAAGATATGGAAAAAGGAAGTCTGAAGGAACACCTCTCTG ATCCTCTGAAGACTCCATTGAACTGGAGAATAAGGTTGCAGATAGCCGTTGGCATTGCTGCTGCTGTG GAATATCTCCATTTCTTTTGTGATCCGCCTATGTACCATGTTTCAATCAGTTCAAGTACCATCATGCTGGACGAGAACTTTACAGCTAAA CTCTGTGATGTTAGCCTTCTTTCTTCTGAGAGCAACATTCCACCACCGAAATCTAAATGCTCGAAAG AATGTAGAGATGAGATCTGCAAACATACAATCTACCAGCTTGGTTTATTGATTCTTGAGTTAGTCACGGGTCAATCCTCAGAGGACGGAGGCGTTGACTTAGTTCAGTGGGTCCAAGATTCTCGTCTCCGGAGAAGGTCCATTCACCAGATGATAGATCCGGATCTAGGAGACAGCTATGATTTCAGAGAGCTCAAAGCTCTTTTGGCAGTTGCAAAGATGTGTGTCCAATCCATTCATAAGCCAACAATAAAAACACCTCAAATTTTGTGGTTTCTACAAAAGAAACTGGGCATCAGCCAAGGAGCTCCCCAATGA